Genomic segment of Rhodococcus sp. W8901:
TCGAAGTACTGCCCCTTCGCCGGCGCCACCCACTCGCCACCGATCCAGTTGTCGTACCGCGATTCGAAGGACATCAGGGCGTCGGGCGAACCCGGGCGGGCATATACGCTCATCGAAGACTCCTGTCTGTGCTGTCACCTCCCCACGCCGGGGTGTGATATAGGACACTAGACACGTCGATGTTGCAACTGTGTCGGATCGAAGGTCACAACTGCGCGGCGGGCGACCCGAACAGGATCCGCGCCTGCCCCGCCGGCCCCCGGAATCGGGATGCCGGAAACCACGACGAATCCGGCAGTCCTCTGGCTAATGTGCGGATCGGGTGGAATACGTTTCACCGACCGAATCACGTGGTTCTGGAGGAATACTGATGCAGTTCAATCTGGCGGATGTCTTCGAAACGGTCGCGGCGGCAGTACCCGACCGCATCGCGCTCACGTACGAGGGCGAGCACCTGACGTACGCCGAGTTGGACGGCGAGGCGAACAGGACGGCCCAGCTACTCGCACACGCCGGAATCGAGCCGGGTGAGCACGTGTCGTTGTTCCTGAAGAACAGCATCGAGCACGTCACATCGATCCTGGGCTTGATCAAGATCCGCGCCGTGCCGATCAACGTCAACTACCGGTACACGCCGGCCGAGCTCGAGTACATCTTCACAAACTCGGACTCGGTCGCGGTGGTCGTCGAACTCCCCGAACATCAACGCGCGCTCGCCGAACTCCTCGGCGCCTGCCCGCAGGTGCGGACCGTGATCGTCGTCGGTGAGACCACCGACGAACTGCGCTCGGCGGCTGAGGCACGCTCGATCACCGTGGTGCCGTTCAGCGGTACGCGCGAGCTGCCGCCGACCGCGGAGTTCGGCCCGCGGAGCGGCGACGATCAGTACGTCCTCTACACGGGAGGCACCACCGGATACCCCAAGGGCGTCATGTGGCGACACGACGACTTCTTCCGCAAGCCACTGTCCGGCGGCAACCCCTACGGCGAAGAGAACCGGAAGGACCTTGCCGAGATCGCCTCTGCGGCAAAGGAGTTTCCCAGCCTCTCCTACCTGATCGCGGCACCCCTCATGCACGGCGCCGCACTGTACTCGCTGTTCACGTTCCTCACCCTCGGCGCACGGGTGGTACTCATGCGGGACTTCATCCCCCGCAAGGTGGTCGAGGCGGTCGAGAAGGAATCACTCCAGGTGATCCTCATCGTCGGCGACGGGATGGGCCTGCCCCTGGTCGACGAGATGGAACGCCGCAAGGGCGAGGTCGACTTGAGTTCGCTGTACTCGATCACGTCAGGCGGAGCGATCTGGTCCGTCAGCGTGCGGGAGCGGATGCTCGCGGTCAAACCCGAACTGCTCCTACGGGACAACTTCGGGGCCTCCGAATCCGGAAACGACGGCGCGTTCACCGTCGACGAGAACGGCAACCTGCGCATGCCGCCGTCCCCCAACATGATCCTCGTCGACGAGCGACTCGAACAGATCCCGGCCGGGTCCGACCAGGTGGGGTACATCGCCCGCATCGGCAACGTCCCACTCGGCTACTACAACGACGAAGAGAAGACCGCACGCACCTTCCCGACCCGCGCCGACGGCACCCGCATCTCGGTGCTGGGCGACATGGGCACGATCGAGGCGGACGGCACAATCGTCTTCCTCGGACGCGGGTCGCAGTGCATCAACACGGGCGGCGAGAAGGTCTTCGCGGAGGAGATCGAGGCCGCACTCCACGCACACCCCTCGGTCGCCGACGCCCTCGTCGTACCGGTGCCCGACGAGCGAATGGGCCAACGGGTCGCGGCCGTGATCGCGGTGTACCCCGACGCCGCGGAGCTGACGCTCGACGACGTCCAGGAGCACTGCCGCAAGACGCTCGCCGGATACAAGGTCCCGCGCGCCATGGTGTCCGTCGACGAGGTCAAGCGGACCCCTGCGGGGAAGGCCGACTACCGGTGGGCCACCGCGATCGCGTCGTCGGAATCGATAGGGGCACAGGGCTAGTAGCCCGCACCGAACCGTCGGTCGAGCATACGCAGGAGGGCCTCCACCTGCGTATGCTGCGGCGAGCCGTGATCGAGTGTGGACAGGTAGGCCACCCACGCGTCGCGGTCGTGACGACCGTGGATCGAACTGGTCCACGAGGCGAGCAGACGCGCATCACCACCACGCAGGACCGTCGCCTGCACGCGCATGCGCAGTTCCTCGCGGACGTCCTCGATGCCGGGCGCATCCGAGCCCGTCAACACCGGGCCGTCGTACAGGCGCAGCGCCGACTCGAGATCGCCACGATCGAGCATCGACCGCACGTCGCCGACGTCGGACTCGAGCGGCGCGAGCAGGCGGTACGGTCGTGAACCCAGCCGGTTGGCACCGAAAACCTTACGTAGACGCGACATCTCGACCCGCACGGTGACCGAATCGAGTTCGGTCTCGTCGAGCAGCACCGCGAGATGATCCGCAGCGAGACCCTCGGGGTGTTCCGCGAGCAACAGCAGGATCTCCGCGTGCCGGCGCGACAGATCGTGCCGCTCACCGTCGAGGACCAAGGCCGGGCGCCCCGACCCGAGCACCTCGAGGCGGGGCACCGACGTCGACGGCGGTCGCGGGGCCGCCAAGGCCTGCAACCGCATTTCCGCCTCGGCCGCCGCAACCGTGGCACGGACGAGGGCGAGCGCCTCCGGCACCGCCACCCGGGGTCCGCCGGTGATGTCGAGCGCCCCGATCACCCGCCCCGTCACCGGGTCGTGGATCGGGGCCGCCGAGCAACTCCACTCGTGGCACGCGCGGTTGAAGTGTTCGGCCGCGTAGATCTGGACGACGTGGTCGAGCGCGAGTGCGGTGCCTGGCGCGTTGGTACCCACGCGTTCCTCGCTCCAGTCGGCACCCTCGACGAAGTTGATGCTCAGCGCGCGGTCCTTCGCCCACGAGTCGCCGTCGACCCACAGCAACCGGCCACGGGCGTCGCTGAGCGCGACGAGCAGACCGGTGTCCGCGGTGTCCTCGACCAGCAACTGTCGCACCACCGGACGGATCGCGGACAGCGGATGCGCGGCCCGGTGCTGCGCGAGTGCGGCACCGTCGAGTGCCACCGCGTCGTCGACGACGTCCGGACTCACTCCGCTTCCACGGCTACGCAGCCACGACTCGCGGACGACCGACCGGACGGCATCGGTTTCGGTTTCGGTTTCGGTTTCGGCGTCGACCGATTCAACAAACAGTTGATGCGCCGAGGACGTCCGTTCCGCGAGCACCGCGAAATCGTCGCCGGGGCGCAACGCAATCCACGGATTGCGTGGGCCGAACTCCTGACCTGTCATCGACTCCCTCCATCAACACCAGACGCTACTGTAACGCCACTCACATGAAGGTATGGGCGCGTTCGGCAACCATGACGGCGGTGGCGTGCGGCCCGCGGCTCGGCACCGACGGCAGGATCGACGTATCGACGACGTACAAACCGTCGATTCCGTGGACGCGACACCGCTCGTCCACCACCGACGACTCCTCGTCGACGCCCATCCGGCAGCTCCCCGACAGGTGCAGCGACGTGCCGAGATGGTCGGCCAGCCAGTCGTCGGACGTCTCGATCCGCTCGGGTTCGAGCAGCCTGCTCATCGGCCCGGAGTGCATGAGGTCGGCGGCGTGGGCCACCCCCGATTGCAGCGCCTCCCGGTCCCGCTCCGATTCGAGATACCGGTACGACACGGTCGGCGCATCGCCGGGGTCGGCCGACACGAGGCGGATCTCGCCACGGCTGCGCGGCTTCATCAGCACCACTCCCAGACAGGGCTTACCGATTCCCGATCCGGGAATCAGATCACCGAATGCCGCCGTGTAGGGCCGCATTTCGATGTCCTCGGTGTTGAGCGTCACCTGCAGGACCGGAGTCCGCGTGGTTCGGGAGACCGGGCGCCGGTACCGGTACGGCAGCACCACCTCGGGATGGTCACTGAACTCCGAACCGACCGCCGGTAGATTCGCGACCACCGGAATTCCCAGCGTCGTCAGATGTTCCGCGTCGCCGATCCCGGACAGCATCAACAGGTGCGGCGTCGCGACGGCGCCGGCGGTGAGCACCACCGTCGACGCCCGAATCGTCCCCACGCGCCCGTCGGTGGTGACCTCGAGTCCCACTACCCGTGTACCGGAGAACAACACCCGGGTGACGGTGGTGTCGGATCGGACGGTGAGGTTCGGCCGGTCCAGATTCGGCAGCAGGTAGGCCGACGCCGGGCCCACCCTGACGCCGTCGCGGATGTTCAGCGGCACCGGGCCGATGCCGTGCGACCCGGGCGCGTTCTTGTCGGGGTCGTCAGGATGTCCCGCGGCGTGCGCGACGTCGGCGAACGCCGCGCTCACCGGATGCCAGCGATCGGCGGGCTCGCGACGCACCGGAATGGGGCCCGTCGTGCCGTGCCACGGACCGTCGAAGTCGGCGTCGGACTCGATCGTCCTGAAGTACGGCAGCACGTGTTCGTACGACCACGACGCCGGCCAGTTCGCGAAGTCGTCCACCTGCGCCCGCACGAAGTACCCCCCGTTGACGGCGCCCGAACCGCCGAGCACGCGTCCACGCGCGATCCAGCCCGTGCGGCCTCTCGTCAACTCCACCGGGTACGGCCAGATCCAACGACTGTCGGGCCCCACCGGAAGCACACCCGCGTCGACGAGTTCGGGCGGGAACTCGGCGGGAATCCGATGGCCCGGACCGGATTCGACGAGCAGAATCCGACGGTCGGGGTCCTCGCTGAGCCGTCCGGCAACCACGCTTCCGCACGAACCGCCGCCGATCACGACGACATCCGCCGACGCTGGAATCTCCCGGATCTCCGGGCTGCCCCGGTCCACC
This window contains:
- a CDS encoding AMP-binding protein; its protein translation is MQFNLADVFETVAAAVPDRIALTYEGEHLTYAELDGEANRTAQLLAHAGIEPGEHVSLFLKNSIEHVTSILGLIKIRAVPINVNYRYTPAELEYIFTNSDSVAVVVELPEHQRALAELLGACPQVRTVIVVGETTDELRSAAEARSITVVPFSGTRELPPTAEFGPRSGDDQYVLYTGGTTGYPKGVMWRHDDFFRKPLSGGNPYGEENRKDLAEIASAAKEFPSLSYLIAAPLMHGAALYSLFTFLTLGARVVLMRDFIPRKVVEAVEKESLQVILIVGDGMGLPLVDEMERRKGEVDLSSLYSITSGGAIWSVSVRERMLAVKPELLLRDNFGASESGNDGAFTVDENGNLRMPPSPNMILVDERLEQIPAGSDQVGYIARIGNVPLGYYNDEEKTARTFPTRADGTRISVLGDMGTIEADGTIVFLGRGSQCINTGGEKVFAEEIEAALHAHPSVADALVVPVPDERMGQRVAAVIAVYPDAAELTLDDVQEHCRKTLAGYKVPRAMVSVDEVKRTPAGKADYRWATAIASSESIGAQG
- a CDS encoding GAF domain-containing protein, which encodes MTGQEFGPRNPWIALRPGDDFAVLAERTSSAHQLFVESVDAETETETETDAVRSVVRESWLRSRGSGVSPDVVDDAVALDGAALAQHRAAHPLSAIRPVVRQLLVEDTADTGLLVALSDARGRLLWVDGDSWAKDRALSINFVEGADWSEERVGTNAPGTALALDHVVQIYAAEHFNRACHEWSCSAAPIHDPVTGRVIGALDITGGPRVAVPEALALVRATVAAAEAEMRLQALAAPRPPSTSVPRLEVLGSGRPALVLDGERHDLSRRHAEILLLLAEHPEGLAADHLAVLLDETELDSVTVRVEMSRLRKVFGANRLGSRPYRLLAPLESDVGDVRSMLDRGDLESALRLYDGPVLTGSDAPGIEDVREELRMRVQATVLRGGDARLLASWTSSIHGRHDRDAWVAYLSTLDHGSPQHTQVEALLRMLDRRFGAGY
- the mftG gene encoding mycofactocin dehydrogenase MftG, with amino-acid sequence MDRGSPEIREIPASADVVVIGGGSCGSVVAGRLSEDPDRRILLVESGPGHRIPAEFPPELVDAGVLPVGPDSRWIWPYPVELTRGRTGWIARGRVLGGSGAVNGGYFVRAQVDDFANWPASWSYEHVLPYFRTIESDADFDGPWHGTTGPIPVRREPADRWHPVSAAFADVAHAAGHPDDPDKNAPGSHGIGPVPLNIRDGVRVGPASAYLLPNLDRPNLTVRSDTTVTRVLFSGTRVVGLEVTTDGRVGTIRASTVVLTAGAVATPHLLMLSGIGDAEHLTTLGIPVVANLPAVGSEFSDHPEVVLPYRYRRPVSRTTRTPVLQVTLNTEDIEMRPYTAAFGDLIPGSGIGKPCLGVVLMKPRSRGEIRLVSADPGDAPTVSYRYLESERDREALQSGVAHAADLMHSGPMSRLLEPERIETSDDWLADHLGTSLHLSGSCRMGVDEESSVVDERCRVHGIDGLYVVDTSILPSVPSRGPHATAVMVAERAHTFM